The genomic segment CGCCGTCTTTCCCCACCACGGAGATGGTGAAGGCGTGGAACCTTCTGCCGGTTCCTTCGCGTCAGTTTCGCGCGCAAGAATCCGAAATCCTAGCCCGCTGCACGGCGATCCAGCACGAACTCGACGCGTGGCAATCGGCCTTGGCGGTGGGTCCGGGCAACAACGAGGAAGCCCCGGTGCTGGCCGGAGGCCAGCCTGAAGTCATGGAAAAACAGATCCTGAGAATCCGGCTGCCGTTTTCAGCGGGGCACCCCGCGCCAACCTTGCGAGGGGTGGCTCGATCCGTGGGTGACAACCCTTCGGCGGCTTTCGTCCTCATCCTGCGGGACGTGCGAACCCTGCTGGTTGACGAAGCCACGAACCAATTGTCCTTCGGAATCCACCCGCATGGATCGCTGGTCTCGACGAATGACCTTGTCCTCACCCGTTCGATGCCGTTCGAGCTTCCGTTTAAGGTGGCGCCCGAGGCCAAGCTGGTGGCTCACAACGTCGTGGTCGAGCTGGACGCGGCTCACAGCGACGACTCCTTGGTGCATCTCGAATTGAAACTCGCGAACAGCGGCATCGATCCGTTGCCCCCGTTGCTAATGGCCTTGCTGGCGCCACCACGGGGCCAGGCGCGGGCCCGCCATCGCGAAGGCTTCGCTGCTCTGGCTCGGGATCTGCCCCAGGTCTCGCACCGGGAACCCGCGCCTTCCGACCGCGATCCCATCCCCGATCCGTACGACAACAAGTACGAATCACCCGATCGCAATTATTTTCATTACCAGGTGAAGTACCATCGGGAAGACGCGTTTTTGGTTGAAAAGATCCTCGATGAACCCGCCCGTCGTGAACTCGACGCCGCCTGGGCGGATTTGCTTCTCTCCTTCGAGTACCACGATATCAAACTGCGCTTTTTGAATCGAAAATTCGAACTCGGCCTGGAGACGACCCGAGTGAAGGATCTGCAACCCTCCCAACTCGGCTCCGCTTCACCCCGCATCCGGGCTCAAGCCCTCGAACTCAAAGAAAACCTCGAGCGAAGCTTGGCGGCTTGGCGTGGCGCGGAATCGAATCAGCTTGAGGACACACTCCAATTCGCACAACGAGCATGGCGGCGCCCGCTGACGGAGTCCGAGCGTGGCGCGCTGGTTGAGTTCTATCGCCGGATGCGCGTCGAGGATTCTCGCAGCCACCCCGAGGCCTTGCGGTCACTGCTCGCGCGTGTGCTCATGTCGCCGGCCTTTCTTTACCGGCTCGAACCCGCCGCCCGGGCGGGAATTCATCGATTGGGTCCCCGCGAACTCGCTTCACGTTTGAGCTTTTTTCTTTGGTCGTCCCTGCCCGATGAAATGCTCCTGCGCGCCGCGGAGCGCGGGGAACTCTCCGACCCGAAATCCGCCGCGAAATGGGTTCGACGCATGGTGCAGGATCCCCGCGCACGACGGCTCGCGACCGAATTCTTCGGGCAATGGTTCGGGTTCTACCGGTTCGAGCGGTACGAGGGGGTGGATCGAACACGATTTCCCGAGTTCACGCCGAGCTTGCGCGCCTCGTTCCACCAGGAAGCGATCGAATTCTTTTCGCACCTGATCCAGGGAAACCGTCCGGTGGATGATGTCCTTTTCGCGAATTACTCCTTTCTGAACGCGGAACTGGCCAATCATTATGCCATCGGGGCCTCGGCGGCTGCCGGAGCCGAGTTCGTCCAGCATCGATTTGCCGAAACCCACCGGGGTGGCTTGTTTGGGCTGGGCGCGATCCTGACGAAAACGTCCACACCGCTCCGAACCAGCCCGGTCAAGCGAGGGGACTGGGTCTTGCGCCAGATTCTGGGGACGCCCCCTCCGCCCCCTCCGCCCGACGCGGGCTCGCTCGCTTCGGACGACGTGCTGGCCGACGGACTCTCGGTGCTCGAACGATTGGATGCGCACCGTCGCCGCGAGTCCTGCTCGCAATGCCACGCGCTCTTTGATCCACTCGGATTCAGCCTCGAACATCTCGACCCGGTCGGGCGCTACCGGGATGCCTATCGTGACGGGAAAACGATCGTGAGTTCAGGCGTGCTCGGGAGTGGTGAGCGGATCGAAGGAGTGGCGGGGCTGAAATCCTACCTGCGCGAGCATCGGGATCTGTTTCATGAGACCTTCGCCACGCGCCTGCTCGGATATGCCCTGGGCCGCAAGACGCTGCTTTCAGACCGTCCGTTGATCCAAAAAATGAAGGAACAATGCGCTCGCGGAGGGTCTTTGGCGGATCTGGCGATGACCCTCGTGTCGAGCAGTCAATTCCAGCACATCCAGGGCACGGAGGCGGGTGTCGTCGTGGATTGACCTTTGACGCGTCGGGAAACACGCCTCAAAATTGAGGCCCGAAACACATGAGCTTCGTCGATCCCATTCTTGTCGCCCGCGGGGCGCGAGACCTAGTGCTGCTTCCTCACATGGCCAACCGCCACGGGTTGATCGCCGGGGCCACCGGGACCGGCAAGACGGTC from the Verrucomicrobiota bacterium genome contains:
- a CDS encoding DUF1592 domain-containing protein, with the translated sequence MTLLQHRLATARSVLRRFFRASWAWALALHFQAQSASPAAPTPPDRGFLQQYCFDCHDEDQAKAGLNLDRLSNPAQLNADFRIWEKVLRAVDERRMPPKDRTRPDDEARRRFTSDIQRSMTRLTRQLAGTPGRTGLRRLTSAEYDYAILDLTGLDLNLGQQFINDAVGGEGFSNVSEVQFLDDVGLERYLGAAKSAAAHALIGAGSLGFFQHPGMTGLEISAVERIQALYRKHGFRKAAGEGAEPYGQDLYAKALLANWQFKHRKQLGRPKEDLGSFARSAGVSPKFAGHLRAILENPSPSFPTTEMVKAWNLLPVPSRQFRAQESEILARCTAIQHELDAWQSALAVGPGNNEEAPVLAGGQPEVMEKQILRIRLPFSAGHPAPTLRGVARSVGDNPSAAFVLILRDVRTLLVDEATNQLSFGIHPHGSLVSTNDLVLTRSMPFELPFKVAPEAKLVAHNVVVELDAAHSDDSLVHLELKLANSGIDPLPPLLMALLAPPRGQARARHREGFAALARDLPQVSHREPAPSDRDPIPDPYDNKYESPDRNYFHYQVKYHREDAFLVEKILDEPARRELDAAWADLLLSFEYHDIKLRFLNRKFELGLETTRVKDLQPSQLGSASPRIRAQALELKENLERSLAAWRGAESNQLEDTLQFAQRAWRRPLTESERGALVEFYRRMRVEDSRSHPEALRSLLARVLMSPAFLYRLEPAARAGIHRLGPRELASRLSFFLWSSLPDEMLLRAAERGELSDPKSAAKWVRRMVQDPRARRLATEFFGQWFGFYRFERYEGVDRTRFPEFTPSLRASFHQEAIEFFSHLIQGNRPVDDVLFANYSFLNAELANHYAIGASAAAGAEFVQHRFAETHRGGLFGLGAILTKTSTPLRTSPVKRGDWVLRQILGTPPPPPPPDAGSLASDDVLADGLSVLERLDAHRRRESCSQCHALFDPLGFSLEHLDPVGRYRDAYRDGKTIVSSGVLGSGERIEGVAGLKSYLREHRDLFHETFATRLLGYALGRKTLLSDRPLIQKMKEQCARGGSLADLAMTLVSSSQFQHIQGTEAGVVVD